One genomic window of Pocillopora verrucosa isolate sample1 chromosome 8, ASM3666991v2, whole genome shotgun sequence includes the following:
- the LOC131772087 gene encoding exportin-6: MSSDAASLHALEVLMNEFFDSSTDNNRKREIEQVLQNFSQQSGAWHHCVYFMNNCSNQYVLMYAVSVFENLINKQWIGTQAGDKAEVRHFLNDYLLSYHKKLPSYIRNKLIKVIVDIGRVDWPHFYPNFFSSIIELLQQPSTVALGLLMLQTTSEELASPREDLSIARKTEVHRLLLNEVPGILSLLTHLLDRVLEKHRRLATTVTPPPSPTHGISPARSSSPTVSGSSSLSIFTSAPSADLSLQHAGSSNLMGRLLNNSPMKSRQNLGHPLPPLDSESEEISSLVLKCLAHLFSWIPLSSTITPSLVSTVFYLAEFGCSVVPSSSGSSVVSNAELGVSAMTCINELLSKNCVPVEFEEFLLKLFQQTFQLLQRITKDTGAQAVENLLTEQDESYLNKFTEFLRLFVSIHLRRFENSSHFPVLELLMLLFKYTFKQPQLEGFFACLDIWTVFLDYLIGKVANARSDKLAEAEATVSRYKEVLLVLITELLKKIQFRHNRKQLEELDDETLDDDSETEWQAFQRNCLEIVAKLAELLPGETFSLLFPLFSEYCDVYIGLGEFVTKTAHGLQLGISGENECHQLHCSLRDLTTMERALGRLSEHFIGEVNFANRFSDGEAIVERLGQIALFGTQSQLFAVHTAMPNILQPDLIEVHAQGLAAFQAYCHWMAQYYLETHRQQQHQEKFVTLVSNAIDSLVPLMNKEVPQRVSLPASHLLNSLATTVRPSFMTALDKVQKLFHDVSSGSLSDLPLEVQTLVIRSLSNSLVLPWPNKADNEQEWEVRSQSHQTLMHSIKQPFKSIVETPGFSGNKQLQENAKPLLHFTLHVLADLMSAATEDQVTKTKLILYQSISDVVQITINIFPVYIHYPDITDEFLGFLLTLFENLKVQLGPAVTEQIVEPLLHTFTRQQLSEILHHESTAGSRVINKFLKILQLLVQEPAASFKAFLPNIIGLCMEQLYPILAEQPCPDIKCEFYELLHQLLLHNWRYFFRASLLAYMSMAEETVENQAQFNSVMQAFGQSFLQPDITVFKQNIEALENLNSKCKLYQKRIFKDSMLLQFVNVFLQALVFRSHDLLQEEITITLYNMAAVDFDSFYSVFLPQFLGGCEGLTDSQKTELGNNFTPDKDLPSFTQSIHRFVGDLRYYRLCNSSLPSGTVKF, encoded by the exons ATG tcttCAGATGCAGCATCCCTTCATGCTTTGGAAGTGCTTATGAATGAATTTTTTGATTCTTCTACAGACAACAATCGCAAAAGAGAAATAG AACAAGTTTTACAAAACTTTAGCCAGCAATCAGGAGCATGGCACCACTGTGTGTATTTTATGAACAACTGTTCAAATCAGTATGTTCTTATGTATGCAGTTTCAGTGTTTGAG AATCTCATTAATAAACAATGGATAGGAACACAAGCTGGAGATAAGGCTGAGGTCCGTCATTTTCTCAATGATTATCTGTTGTCATATCACAAGAAGCTGCCATCATACATCAGAAACAAGCTTATTAAAGTTATTGTCGATATTGGAAGGGTTGACTGGCCACATTTCTACCCAAACTTTTTCTCAAGTATTATAGAG ttactCCAGCAACCTTCAACAGTAGCATTGGGCTTGCTCATGCTTCAGACAACGTCAGAAGAATTGGCCTCACCCAGGGAGGATTTGAGTATTGCTAGAAAGACTGAAGTACATAGGCTGTTGCTTAATGAAGTTCCCGGCATCCTCTCTTTACTGACTCATTTGTTGGACAGAGTCTTAGAAAAACACCGTCGACTTGCAACAACAGTTACCCCACCTCCTTCCCCCACTCATGGAATATCACCAGCCAGGAGTTCTAGTCCTACAGTTTCAGGATCAAGTTCATTGTCAATATTTACTTCAGCGCCCTCTGCAGATCTGTCACTCCAACATGCAGGGAGTAGTAACCTCATGGGACGATTATTGAATAATTCACCAATGAAATCTAGACAGAATTTAGGACATCCACTGCCACCTTTAGACTCAGAATCTGAAGAGATCAGTTCTCTAGTACTTAAATGTTTAGCACATCTGTTTAGCTGGATCCCTCTGTCGTCCACCATTACACCTTCACTTGTGTCCACTGTGTTTTATCTTGCGGAGTTTGGCTGCAGTGTAGTTCCATCCAGCTCTGGTAGTAGTGTTGTGAGTAATGCAGAACTAG GTGTCTCAGCAATGACTTGTATTAATGAACTGTTGTCTAAGAATTGTGTGCCTGTAgagtttgaagagttcttgcTGAAGTTGTTTCAGCAAACATTTCAGCTGTTGCAGAGAATAACAAAAGATACAGGAGCTCAAGCTGTGGAAAACCTTCTCACAGAACAAGATGAAAG ttacTTGAATAAATTTACAGAGTTCTTGAGACTTTTTGTGAGTATACACTTGAGAAGATTTGAAAACAGCTCCCATTTCCCAGTTCTTGAGCTGTTGATGTTGCTCTTCAAATATACATTCAAACAG CCTCAGCTGGAAGGCTTTTTTGCCTGCTTGGACATTTGGACTGTGTTTCTAGACTATCTTATTGGAAAAGTGGCCAATGCAAGAAGTGATAAGCTTGCAGAAGCAGAGGCTACTGTTAGcag GTATAAAGAAGTGTTGCTGGTGTTGATAACAGAgctgctgaaaaaaattcaattccgACATAATCGAAAGCAACTTGAGGAGTTGGATGATGAAACACTAGATGATGAT TCTGAAACAGAGTGGCAAGCATTTCAAAGAAATTGCCTGGAAATTGTAGCGAAGTTAGCAGAACTCCTACCTGGAGAGACATTCTCCCTGCTG ttcCCTCTATTTAGTGAATATTGTGATGTGTACATTGGTCTTGGAGAGTTTGTTACCAAAACTGCACATG GCCTTCAGCTTGGGATCAGTGGTGAAAATGAATGTCATCAATTGCACTGTTCACTCAGAGACTTGACCACTATGGAGCGTGCCCTGGGACGACTGTCAGAACACTTTATCGGTGAAGTGAATTTTGCCAACAGATTTAGTGATGGGGAGGCTATTGTTGAAAGACTTGGACAGATTGCATTATTTGGCACACAAAGTCAGTTGTTTGCAGTTCATACAGCCATGCCTAATATTCTTCAACCTGACCTCATTGAAGT CCACGCCCAAGGACTTGCTGCATTTCAAGCTTACTGCCACTGGATGGCACAGTATTATTTGGAAACACACAGGCAACAACAGCATCAAGAAAAGTTTGTGACGCTTGTCTCAAATGCAATCGATTCTCTGGTTCCTTTGATGAACAAGGAA GTTCCTCAAAGAGTTTCTTTACCAGCATCCCACCTTCTCAACTCCTTGGCAACAACTGTACGTCCATCATTTATGACTGCTCTGGATAAAGTACAGAAGCTCTTCCATGATGTTAGCAGTGGTTCATTATCTGACTTGCCACTTGAG GTCCAGACCTTAGTTATACGGTCCTTGTCAAATTCTTTAGTGTTACCTTGGCCAAATAAAGCTGACAATGAACAG GAATGGGAGGTGCGCTCTCAAAGTCATCAAACCTTAATGCATAGCATCAAACAGCCTTTCAAGAGTATTGTGGAAACACCGGGTTTTTCTGGAAACAAACAGCTACAGGAAAATG CCAAGCCTCTTCTTCACTTCACCTTGCACGTGCTGGCTGATTTGATGTCTGCCGCAACAGAAGACCAGGTTACCAAGACTAAACTCATTCTGTACCAGTCCATCTCAGATGTAGTTCAAATCACAATTAATATTTTTCCGGTCTACATCCACTATCCAg ATATAACCGATGAGTTCCTGGGCTTCCTGTTGACGTTGTTCGAGAATTTGAAGGTTCAACTTGGTCCAGCGGTGACAGAACAGATCGTTGAACCACTGCTTCACACCTTCACTCGCCAGCAGTTGTCCGAAATACTACATCATGAGAGTACAGCTGGCTCGCGGGTCATCAACAAGTTCCTGAAGATCCTGCAGCTGTTGGTGCAGGAACCTGCTGCATCTTTCAAGGCTTTCCTCCCCAATATTATCGGGTTATGTATGGAGCAGTTATATCCGATTTTAGCCGAg CAACCGTGCCCCGACATCAAATGTGAATTTTACGAGTTACTCCATCAGTTACTACTGCACAACTGGCGTTACTTCTTTCGTGCATCTCTTTTGGCTTATATGTCAATGGCCGAGGAGACTGTGGAGAACCAGGCCCAGTTTAACTCCGTTATGCAG GCCTTTGGACAGTCTTTTCTTCAACCAGACATCACGGTTTTCAAGCAGAATATTGAAGCTTTAGAAAACCTGAACTCCAAGTGTAAACTTTATCAAAAG CGCATTTTTAAAGACAGTATGCTTCTTCAATTCGTGAACGTCTTCCTTCAAGCGCTGGTGTTTAGATCACATGACCTGTTACAAGAAGAGATCACGATCACTCTGTACAACATGGCGGCTGTGGACTTTGACTCCTTCTACTCAGTGTTCTTACCTCAATTTCTCGGAGGCTGTGAAGGGCTTACCGACTCGCAGAAGACTGAACTGGGAAATAATTTCACACCTGATAAG GATCTGCCATCTTTTACTCAGAGTATTCACCGATTTGTCGGCGACTTACGGTACTACAGACTTTGTAACAGCAGCCTGCCTTCAGGAACCGTCAAGTTTTAG
- the LOC131772086 gene encoding target of rapamycin complex subunit lst8-like produces MTAETEGSSEPVILATAGYDHAIKFWQAHSGICHRTVQHPDSQVNAMQITPDRQLLAAAGYQHIRMYDINSSNPSAVVNYDGVSKNVTAVGFHEDGKWMFTGGEDCSARIWDLRSHNLQCQRVFQVNAPVNCVCLHPNQGELIVGDQSGAIHMWDLKTDHNEQLIPEPDTSILSISIDREASYMAAVNNQGNCYVWSLTGGTKDDPTMLHPRTKIPKAHKRAALKCLFSPDSCFLATTSADTTVNIWQTADFSLKKTLKETNQRWVWDCAFSEDSQYLITASSDNMARLWNLDQGEVVREYSGHQKAVVALAFRDAHAV; encoded by the exons ATGACTGCTGAAACAGAAGGTTCAAGTGAACCGGTTATTTTAGCCACAGCAGGATACGATCATGCGATTAAGTTCTGGCAAGCACACAGTGGAATATGCCACCGCACTGTACAGCATCCAGACTCT CAAGTCAATGCAATGCAGATCACACCTGATAGACAGTTGTTAGCTGCTGCAG gATATCAACACATACGCATGTATGATATCAATTCAAGCAATCCTAGTGCT GTTGTGAATTATGATGGTGTATCTAAGAATGTGACTGCTGTGGGATTTCATGAGGATGGTAAATGGATGTTCACTGGTGGGGAGGACTGTTCAGCCAGGATATGGGACTTGAG gtCTCATAATTTACAGTGTCAAAGAGTGTTTCAAGTGAATGCTCCAGTAAACTGTGTTTGCCTTCATCCAAATCAG gGTGAGCTTATTGTCGGTGATCAGAGTGGTGCAATTCACATGTGGGATCTTAAAACAGATCACAATGAGCAGTTG ATTCCAGAACCAGATACCTCCATCTTGTCTATCAGCATTGATAGAGAAGCTTCTTACATGGCAGCTGTCAATAATCAG GGTAACTGCTATGTTTGGAGCTTAACTGGAGGTACAAAAGACGACCCAACCATGCTTCACCCCAGGACAAAAATTCCTAAGGCACATAAAAGAGCAGCTTTAAAGTGCCTTTTTAGTCCAGACTCATG CTTTCTAGCCACAACATCTGCAGACACAACAGTCAATATTTGGCAGACTGCAGATTTCTCTCTTAAAAAAACTCTGAAAGAAACCAATCAAAGATGGGTTTGGGATTGTGCCTTCTCTGAGGATTCACAGTACCTTATCACAG CATCCTCTGATAATATGGCTCGGCTGTGGAATCTTGATCAGGGGGAGGTGGTTCGAGAGTACAGTGGACATCAGAAGGCTGTGGTTGCTCTTGCATTTAGAGATGCCCATGCTGTTTGA